One segment of Mycobacterium spongiae DNA contains the following:
- a CDS encoding serine/threonine protein kinase PknE → MGETADSRAGSQFGPYRLRRLVGRGGMGDVYEAEDTVRERVVALKLMSETLSRDPVFRARMQREARTAGRLQEPHVVPIHDYGEIDGQLYVDMRLIDGRDLATMLSRYGPLTPPRAVAILRQIGSALDAAHAAGVTHRDVKPENILVSADDFAYLVDFGIACATTDEKLTQLGNTVGTIKYMAPERFSDSEVTYRADIYALACVLYESLTGSPPYRGDQLSVMGAHVSQPIPRASAARQTIPVAFDGVIACGMAKDPADRYPTCGDLAAAAYAALATPDQDRATDILERSQVAKLPAAPASKPPNGYVPAPPTPSTPVGGQRAAWPAPSTTGPPIPPSGPTPTHAPWGGATGWGTGQVGGAGAPHWGHPSAAPVSRKPWLWVGVAAAVVVALAVTLGVLVARPWQSSAPSAAPSTSAVPADAVELRVLNDGVFVGSSVAPTTIDIFNEPICPPCGSFIRSYASDIDTAVADKRLAVRYHLLSFLDDQSHSKNYSTRAVAATYCVAAQNDPKVYMDFYAALFASDFQPQEGAASDRTDAEIAHLAQTVGANSTAIGCIKSGNDISTAQTKSANADAKLTGLSASGTPFVWDGTKPVNYQDPSWLTELIG, encoded by the coding sequence ATGGGTGAGACCGCGGATTCGCGGGCGGGTTCGCAGTTCGGGCCGTACCGGTTGCGGCGGCTGGTGGGTCGCGGCGGCATGGGCGACGTCTATGAGGCCGAAGACACCGTGCGCGAGCGGGTCGTCGCGCTGAAGCTGATGTCGGAGACACTGTCGCGTGATCCCGTCTTCCGCGCCCGTATGCAGCGCGAGGCCCGCACCGCCGGGCGGCTGCAGGAACCCCACGTCGTTCCCATTCACGACTACGGGGAGATCGACGGGCAACTCTATGTCGACATGCGTCTGATCGACGGCCGGGACCTCGCGACCATGTTGAGCCGGTACGGACCGCTGACCCCGCCGCGCGCGGTAGCCATCTTGCGCCAAATCGGCTCGGCCCTGGACGCCGCGCACGCCGCGGGCGTGACGCATCGCGACGTAAAGCCGGAGAACATCCTGGTCAGCGCGGACGACTTTGCCTATCTCGTCGATTTCGGGATCGCCTGCGCCACCACGGACGAGAAGCTCACTCAGCTCGGCAACACCGTGGGCACGATCAAGTACATGGCCCCGGAGCGGTTCAGCGACTCCGAAGTGACCTATCGTGCCGACATTTACGCGTTGGCGTGCGTGTTGTACGAATCGTTGACCGGCTCCCCGCCGTACCGCGGCGATCAGCTCAGCGTGATGGGTGCTCACGTGAGCCAGCCGATCCCGCGGGCCAGCGCCGCTCGCCAGACAATTCCGGTCGCGTTCGATGGCGTGATCGCGTGTGGCATGGCCAAGGATCCCGCCGACCGCTATCCGACCTGCGGTGACTTGGCAGCGGCGGCCTACGCCGCGTTGGCCACGCCGGATCAGGATCGCGCCACTGACATTTTGGAGCGCAGTCAAGTGGCAAAGCTACCGGCCGCGCCGGCCAGCAAGCCCCCCAACGGCTATGTGCCGGCGCCACCCACGCCCTCGACCCCCGTAGGGGGCCAGCGCGCGGCATGGCCGGCGCCCTCGACAACCGGGCCGCCGATTCCACCGAGCGGACCAACGCCGACGCACGCGCCGTGGGGTGGCGCTACCGGGTGGGGCACTGGCCAGGTGGGCGGCGCCGGCGCGCCGCATTGGGGGCACCCGTCGGCGGCGCCGGTCAGCCGAAAACCTTGGCTGTGGGTGGGTGTTGCCGCTGCCGTCGTGGTGGCACTCGCCGTCACCCTGGGTGTCCTTGTTGCCCGTCCCTGGCAATCGTCGGCGCCGTCTGCGGCGCCCTCGACGTCGGCCGTGCCCGCCGATGCGGTTGAGCTGCGTGTCCTCAACGACGGGGTGTTTGTCGGTAGCTCGGTAGCACCAACAACGATCGACATCTTCAACGAACCCATCTGCCCGCCCTGTGGCAGCTTCATCAGGTCGTATGCCAGCGATATTGACACCGCGGTGGCCGACAAGCGGCTGGCGGTGCGTTACCACCTACTCAGCTTCCTCGACGACCAGTCGCACAGCAAGAACTACTCGACACGCGCGGTAGCGGCCACCTACTGCGTCGCAGCCCAGAACGACCCGAAGGTCTATATGGACTTTTACGCGGCCCTGTTCGCCAGCGACTTTCAGCCTCAAGAGGGGGCGGCGTCCGATCGCACCGATGCCGAGATCGCCCATCTGGCTCAAACCGTGGGTGCCAATTCCACCGCGATCGGCTGCATCAAGTCCGGAAATGACATCAGCACCGCGCAAACGAAGTCGGCAAACGCGGATGCCAAGCTGACCGGGCTCAGTGCCTCCGGCACGCCGTTCGTGTGGGACGGTACCAAGCCGGTGAATTACCAGGACCCCAGCTGGCTCACGGAGCTCATCGGATGA
- the mmaA2 gene encoding cyclopropane mycolic acid synthase MmaA2, whose product MADKLTPHFDDVQAHYDLSDDFFRLFLDPTQTYSCAYFERDDMTLEEAQIAKIDLALGKLGLQAGMTMLDVGCGWGATMRRAIEKYDVNVVGLTLSKNQAAHVQRSFDEMDSPRERRVLLQGWEQFDQPVDRIVSIGAFEHFRHDRYDDFFALAHKILPGDGVMLLHTITGLTKQQMIDAGLPLTLWLARFFKFIMTEIFPGGQPPTIEMVEDHSAKAGFTLTRRQSLQPHYARTLDVWAETLESHKDEAIAVQSDEVYERYMKYLTGCAKLFRAGYIDVNQFTLQK is encoded by the coding sequence ATGGCAGACAAGCTCACGCCGCACTTCGACGATGTGCAGGCGCACTACGACCTGTCCGACGACTTCTTCCGGCTGTTCTTGGACCCGACCCAGACCTACAGTTGCGCCTATTTCGAACGTGACGACATGACGCTGGAAGAGGCTCAGATCGCCAAGATCGACCTGGCGTTGGGCAAGCTTGGCTTGCAGGCAGGCATGACGATGCTGGACGTCGGCTGCGGTTGGGGCGCCACCATGCGGCGAGCGATCGAGAAGTACGACGTCAACGTGGTCGGCTTGACGTTGTCGAAAAACCAGGCCGCTCATGTGCAGAGATCGTTCGACGAGATGGATAGCCCGCGGGAACGGCGGGTGTTGCTGCAGGGCTGGGAACAGTTCGACCAGCCCGTCGATCGCATCGTGTCCATCGGTGCGTTCGAACACTTCCGTCACGACCGCTACGACGACTTCTTCGCGCTGGCGCACAAAATCCTGCCCGGCGACGGGGTGATGTTGCTGCACACGATCACCGGCTTGACCAAACAGCAGATGATCGACGCGGGCTTGCCGCTGACCTTGTGGCTGGCCCGCTTCTTCAAGTTCATCATGACCGAGATCTTCCCGGGCGGTCAGCCGCCGACGATCGAGATGGTGGAGGACCACTCAGCGAAAGCGGGCTTCACGCTGACCCGCCGCCAGTCGCTGCAGCCGCACTACGCACGGACCCTCGACGTGTGGGCCGAGACGTTGGAGTCGCACAAGGACGAGGCCATCGCGGTGCAATCCGACGAGGTCTACGAGCGCTACATGAAGTACCTCACCGGCTGCGCCAAGTTGTTCCGAGCCGGCTACATCGACGTGAACCAGTTCACGCTGCAGAAGTAA
- a CDS encoding acyltransferase family protein: MPRAKPTRDPHLVAHDTPPGRDRAVDVARLAALVVVMFGHCALLLATIDAHGLRIGNLLGALPLLAPVTWLVQVMPLFFLAGGAAGAYGWHATGPSARSWGSWLFTRAQRLCRPVFWYLAVCLIAALMVRVILGEDSSAAFGRECVALLWFLGVYLVVLAFVPALTRLRTGRAVAVTAACLLGAAAAADGMRLALGTPVAGITNVIIVWLIPMTIGVAYARRLINPRLALAAAATALTAQILLAIAGPYEVSLVVTGAERLSNVSPPTLLLGLQCTWMSCAFVAAAGAIRTWAARPRVWRVVAVGNAGAMTLYLWHIPAIAVAAFGLHALGLDAYHVDAPGFWGLLALRALVFAAVMALVFRLLLPLEHRPLPWWDAPVPAAGAWSIATGALVCGAGVALVLLAKDGLGGTAGWAALGGFLVAAAAARRSVHPKVPRALDVS, translated from the coding sequence ATGCCTCGTGCCAAGCCCACGCGCGATCCACACCTAGTTGCTCACGACACGCCCCCTGGGCGTGATCGCGCCGTCGATGTCGCGCGACTGGCCGCCCTCGTCGTCGTGATGTTCGGTCACTGTGCGCTGCTGCTGGCCACCATAGATGCCCATGGTTTGCGCATCGGCAACCTGTTGGGCGCGCTGCCGCTGCTCGCTCCGGTGACCTGGCTCGTGCAGGTCATGCCGTTGTTCTTCCTGGCGGGAGGCGCCGCGGGAGCCTACGGTTGGCATGCCACCGGGCCGTCAGCTAGGTCGTGGGGTAGCTGGCTGTTCACCCGGGCGCAGCGCTTATGCCGGCCGGTGTTCTGGTATCTGGCGGTATGCCTGATCGCCGCGCTGATGGTGCGAGTGATTCTCGGCGAGGATTCATCGGCGGCGTTCGGGCGAGAGTGCGTCGCGCTGCTGTGGTTTCTCGGTGTCTACCTGGTCGTACTCGCCTTTGTGCCGGCATTGACGCGGCTACGGACGGGCCGTGCGGTCGCGGTCACGGCCGCTTGCCTGCTCGGAGCCGCTGCCGCCGCCGACGGAATGCGTCTTGCCCTCGGCACGCCCGTAGCCGGCATCACCAACGTCATCATCGTGTGGCTGATCCCGATGACGATCGGCGTCGCGTATGCCCGTCGACTGATCAATCCACGCCTAGCGCTGGCCGCAGCGGCAACCGCGCTCACCGCGCAGATCCTGCTCGCCATCGCCGGGCCGTACGAGGTCTCTCTCGTCGTCACCGGCGCCGAGCGACTGTCCAATGTGTCGCCGCCGACGCTGCTGCTCGGGCTGCAGTGCACCTGGATGTCGTGCGCATTCGTGGCGGCCGCCGGCGCGATCCGGACATGGGCGGCGCGCCCACGCGTCTGGCGGGTCGTCGCCGTGGGCAACGCGGGAGCGATGACCCTCTACCTGTGGCACATCCCTGCGATCGCGGTTGCCGCGTTCGGGCTGCACGCCCTCGGCTTGGACGCATACCACGTTGATGCGCCGGGGTTTTGGGGGCTGCTTGCGCTGCGGGCACTGGTTTTTGCCGCCGTGATGGCGTTGGTGTTCCGGTTGCTCTTGCCTCTCGAACACCGTCCGCTGCCGTGGTGGGACGCGCCGGTCCCGGCCGCGGGGGCGTGGTCGATCGCTACGGGCGCCCTGGTCTGCGGCGCGGGCGTCGCGCTCGTACTGCTGGCCAAGGATGGGCTGGGCGGGACTGCGGGTTGGGCCGCACTGGGGGGCTTCCTCGTTGCGGCCGCGGCGGCGCGTCGGTCAGTCCACCCGAAGGTTCCGCGCGCCCTTGACGTTTCGTAG
- a CDS encoding PE family protein, whose product MSFVIAGPEMLAAAAADLAGLGSTLGSANAAAAAQTSAVLAAGADEVSAAIAALFSAHGEAYQSLSVQAAAFHAQFVQALTTGSSAYAAAEAANASPMAAALDVINGPTQAIFGRPLIGDGADGAPGQAGGAGGLLFGNGGNGGNGGLGQAGGAGGAAGLIGNGGNGGIGGQGTTGAAGGAGGAGGWLFGNGGHGGMGGFGTGGGGVGGVGGAGGAAVGLFGHGGTGGAGGPGFVSSAGGTGGAGGVGGVGGLVYGNGGDGGANWGGGAAAGSGGDARLIGHGGNGGALGADFLGGGSGGNGGNGGWLFGHGGDGGDASAGLTSVAGSGGRGGNAGLFGNGGDGGWGIIGSDGGDGGSGGTLIGNGGHGGNSFGNRGTGGFGLVGTGGNGGNAIGLIGDGGDGGIGAMGVGLGPGGNGGNGGNGALLFGNGGAGGSGGSTGTSQTPGTGGNGGTAALIGNGGAGGAAGISGSGTAGSGGAGGAAQLIGDGGAGGPGTSGGPNGATGQGGSLLGDPLDVVNAPTQALLGRPLIGDGADGAPGQPGGAGGLLYGDGGNGGNGLPGQPGGAGGAAGLIGNGGNGGIGGLSPGPLTLAGAGGAGGSGGWLLGDGGTGGIGGLGFNSTATIGAGGDGGAALGWFGHGGAGGVGGGLLATSTFAGPGGNGGVGGWMFGNGGDGGNSFGVNNIGGGDGGDARLIGRGGHGGFTVGSPGGNGGNGGLLFGGGGDGGAASDGGQGGAGGDAGFFGDGGAGGWGILDSGGGDGGIGGALSGNGGDGGNALQARSGGGATGGRGGDSLGLFGNGGDGGTGAAPVSGGGSGGGGGRGGDSLGLFGDGGAGGTGGADGGTGGRGGDSIGLFGDGGTGGGGGAFGDGGNGGNAALIGDGGAGGAGNNGGNGGNGGNANRIGNGGNGGPGDPGGTGGTGGSLFGQNGSNGA is encoded by the coding sequence ATGTCGTTTGTCATCGCGGGACCAGAGATGTTGGCAGCGGCGGCCGCCGATCTTGCTGGTCTGGGCTCGACGCTGGGTTCGGCCAACGCGGCCGCGGCGGCACAGACGTCGGCGGTGCTCGCTGCCGGTGCCGATGAGGTATCGGCGGCCATCGCGGCGCTGTTCTCCGCGCATGGTGAGGCGTATCAGTCTCTGAGTGTGCAGGCGGCGGCGTTTCATGCCCAGTTTGTGCAAGCCTTGACCACCGGCAGCAGCGCGTATGCCGCCGCCGAGGCGGCCAATGCGTCGCCCATGGCGGCCGCCCTGGATGTGATCAATGGGCCTACGCAGGCGATTTTCGGGCGCCCGTTGATTGGTGATGGCGCCGATGGGGCGCCCGGGCAGGCTGGTGGTGCCGGTGGGTTGTTGTTCGGCAACGGCGGCAACGGTGGCAACGGCGGGCTCGGTCAGGCCGGTGGCGCCGGTGGGGCGGCGGGGTTGATCGGTAACGGCGGTAACGGGGGGATCGGCGGGCAGGGGACAACCGGTGCGGCCGGCGGTGCCGGCGGTGCGGGCGGGTGGCTGTTCGGCAACGGGGGTCACGGTGGCATGGGTGGGTTCGGCACCGGCGGGGGCGGCGTCGGTGGGGTCGGCGGCGCGGGCGGTGCCGCTGTGGGGTTGTTCGGCCATGGCGGGACCGGTGGGGCCGGCGGGCCCGGCTTTGTCTCTTCTGCGGGCGGGACCGGTGGGGCCGGCGGAGTCGGCGGTGTCGGCGGGTTGGTGTACGGCAACGGTGGTGACGGTGGTGCCAATTGGGGTGGCGGCGCAGCCGCGGGGTCCGGTGGTGATGCTCGGCTGATCGGCCATGGCGGCAATGGCGGCGCCCTCGGTGCCGACTTTCTAGGCGGCGGTAGCGGCGGCAATGGGGGCAACGGCGGGTGGCTGTTCGGCCACGGCGGTGACGGCGGCGACGCCAGCGCCGGCCTTACGAGCGTAGCGGGGAGTGGTGGTCGCGGCGGTAATGCGGGGTTGTTCGGCAACGGCGGTGACGGCGGTTGGGGCATCATCGGCAGCGACGGTGGCGATGGTGGGTCCGGCGGCACGTTGATCGGCAACGGTGGCCATGGCGGCAACAGCTTCGGCAACCGTGGCACGGGTGGCTTTGGCCTCGTGGGCACCGGCGGTAACGGCGGCAACGCCATCGGGCTGATCGGTGACGGTGGCGACGGCGGCATCGGCGCGATGGGTGTCGGCTTAGGGCCCGGTGGCAATGGTGGTAATGGCGGCAACGGCGCTCTGCTATTCGGCAACGGCGGGGCCGGTGGATCCGGCGGGTCTACCGGGACCTCCCAAACGCCCGGCACCGGTGGTAACGGTGGTACGGCCGCGTTGATCGGCAACGGCGGTGCCGGCGGCGCCGCCGGCATCAGCGGTAGCGGCACAGCGGGTAGCGGCGGTGCCGGCGGCGCCGCCCAGCTGATCGGCGATGGCGGCGCCGGTGGACCCGGCACCTCCGGTGGCCCTAACGGCGCCACCGGGCAGGGCGGATCGCTGCTCGGGGATCCCCTTGATGTGGTGAATGCGCCCACCCAGGCGCTGTTGGGGCGCCCGCTGATCGGCGATGGCGCCGATGGGGCGCCCGGGCAGCCCGGTGGCGCCGGCGGGTTGCTCTACGGCGATGGCGGCAACGGCGGTAACGGTCTGCCCGGCCAGCCCGGCGGGGCCGGTGGGGCCGCGGGGTTGATCGGCAACGGCGGCAACGGCGGCATCGGAGGGCTCAGCCCAGGCCCTCTTACTCTCGCTGGTGCCGGTGGGGCCGGCGGTTCCGGCGGCTGGCTGCTCGGTGACGGCGGTACCGGCGGGATCGGCGGGCTAGGTTTCAACAGCACCGCTACGATCGGCGCCGGCGGTGATGGCGGGGCCGCGCTGGGTTGGTTCGGTCACGGCGGGGCCGGCGGGGTCGGCGGGGGCTTGCTTGCGACTTCGACATTTGCGGGACCTGGGGGGAACGGCGGTGTCGGCGGGTGGATGTTCGGCAACGGCGGCGACGGCGGCAACTCCTTCGGTGTCAACAACATCGGTGGCGGCGACGGCGGTGATGCCCGGCTGATCGGCCGCGGCGGCCACGGCGGCTTTACAGTAGGTAGCCCTGGCGGTAATGGCGGCAACGGCGGGTTGCTGTTCGGCGGCGGTGGTGACGGCGGCGCCGCCAGCGATGGCGGGCAAGGCGGTGCGGGCGGCGACGCCGGGTTCTTCGGCGACGGCGGTGCCGGCGGCTGGGGCATTCTCGACAGCGGCGGCGGTGACGGTGGAATCGGCGGGGCGCTGTCCGGCAATGGCGGTGACGGCGGCAACGCCCTGCAAGCGCGGTCGGGCGGCGGCGCTACCGGCGGTAGGGGCGGTGACAGTCTTGGCCTGTTCGGCAACGGCGGGGACGGCGGAACCGGTGCGGCCCCCGTCAGCGGCGGCGGTAGCGGCGGTGGCGGCGGTAGGGGCGGTGACAGTCTTGGCCTGTTCGGCGACGGCGGCGCCGGCGGAACCGGCGGGGCCGACGGCGGCACCGGCGGTAGGGGCGGTGACAGTATTGGCCTGTTCGGCGACGGCGGCACCGGCGGAGGCGGCGGCGCCTTCGGCGACGGCGGCAACGGCGGCAACGCCGCGCTGATCGGCGACGGCGGGGCCGGCGGGGCCGGCAACAACGGCGGCAACGGCGGCAACGGCGGCAACGCCAATCGGATCGGCAATGGCGGCAACGGCGGGCCCGGCGACCCCGGCGGCACCGGCGGCACCGGCGGATCCCTATTCGGTCAGAACGGATCCAACGGAGCCTAG
- a CDS encoding PE family protein has translation MSFVIAMPEAVGVAAADLSGVASTLGSANAAAAAQTTAVLAAGADEVSAAIAALFSAHGESYQALSAQAAAFHAQFVQALTAGGNAYAAAEAANASPMAAALDVINGPTQAIFGRPLIGNGADGAPGQPGGAGGLLFGNGGNGGNGGIGQAGGAGGAAGLIGNGGNGGIGGPGATGAAGGAGGAGGWLFGNGGRGGMGGFGTGGGGVGGVGGAGGAAVGWFGHGGTGGAGGPGDLSVVGTGGAGGVGGVGGLVYGNGGDGGANWGGGANAGAGGDARLIGHGGNGGALGADIEGGGNGGNGGNGGWLFGHGGDGGDATGGTTDVASSGGRGGNAGLFGNGGDGGWGIHDSDGGDGGSGGTLIGDGGHGGNSFSANNATGLGTGGNGGNAIGLIGDGGDGGIGAAGVDFAVVSGDGGNGGNGAFLFGNGGAGGSGGSNGAAAGAGGTGGTAGLIGNGGAGGAAGTSLAGIPATGGAGGSAQLIGDGGAGGLGTSGGPNGATGQRGLLLGDPLDVVNAPTQALLGRPLIGDGADGAPGQPGGAGGLLYGNGGHGGNGLLGQPGGAGGAAGLIGNGGNGGIGGLGSDAANPPGAGGAGGSGGWLLGNGGNGGIGGLDNNLPGRAAGGAGGAAVGWFGHGGAGGAGGASLRSLIGGGPGGAGGVGGLLFGNGGDGGSAFAGQSSGGDGGDARLIGHGGNGGFQGRDGSVGVNGGNGGSGGLLFGDGGNGGAATLGGQGGAGGNAGFFGDGGAGGWGIRDTDGGDGGAGGAVSGDGGDGGSSVQSRGVGFSRTGGSGGDSAGLFGNGGAGGTGAVDGGGGGGAGGAGGDSFGVFGAGGAGGAGGSSDVGPGGTGGTGGNAALIGNGGAGGAAGVSTTGDPATGGNGGNAQRIGNGGNGGPGDSGGPGGTGGSGGSLFGQNGSNGA, from the coding sequence ATGTCGTTTGTGATCGCAATGCCCGAAGCGGTGGGGGTCGCGGCTGCCGATCTTTCTGGTGTGGCCTCGACGCTGGGTTCGGCTAATGCCGCCGCGGCGGCACAGACGACGGCCGTGTTGGCCGCCGGTGCCGATGAAGTGTCGGCGGCAATCGCGGCGCTGTTTTCTGCCCACGGTGAGTCCTATCAGGCGCTCAGCGCCCAGGCGGCGGCGTTTCATGCCCAGTTTGTGCAGGCCCTGACCGCCGGTGGCAACGCGTATGCCGCCGCCGAGGCGGCCAATGCATCGCCCATGGCGGCCGCCCTGGATGTGATCAATGGGCCGACACAGGCGATTTTCGGGCGCCCGCTGATCGGCAATGGCGCCGACGGGGCACCCGGACAGCCCGGTGGCGCCGGGGGGTTGCTGTTCGGCAACGGCGGCAACGGGGGCAACGGCGGGATCGGGCAGGCCGGTGGTGCCGGTGGGGCCGCGGGGTTGATCGGCAACGGCGGCAACGGGGGCATCGGTGGGCCGGGGGCCACCGGCGCGGCCGGCGGTGCCGGCGGTGCGGGCGGGTGGTTGTTCGGCAACGGGGGTCGCGGTGGCATGGGTGGGTTCGGCACCGGCGGGGGCGGTGTCGGTGGGGTCGGCGGTGCGGGTGGGGCCGCTGTGGGGTGGTTCGGCCATGGCGGGACCGGTGGGGCCGGTGGGCCCGGCGATCTCTCTGTGGTCGGGACCGGTGGGGCCGGCGGAGTCGGTGGTGTCGGCGGGTTGGTATATGGCAACGGTGGTGACGGCGGTGCCAATTGGGGTGGCGGCGCCAACGCCGGCGCCGGCGGTGATGCCCGGCTGATCGGCCACGGTGGCAACGGCGGAGCGCTGGGTGCCGACATTGAAGGCGGCGGTAACGGCGGCAATGGGGGCAACGGCGGGTGGCTGTTCGGCCACGGCGGTGACGGCGGCGACGCCACCGGCGGCACTACCGACGTAGCGAGCAGCGGCGGTCGGGGCGGCAACGCGGGGTTGTTCGGCAACGGCGGTGACGGCGGTTGGGGCATCCACGACAGCGACGGTGGCGATGGCGGGTCCGGCGGCACGCTGATCGGCGACGGTGGCCACGGCGGCAACAGCTTCAGCGCCAACAACGCGACCGGCCTGGGAACCGGCGGTAACGGCGGCAACGCCATTGGGCTGATCGGTGACGGTGGCGACGGCGGCATCGGCGCGGCGGGCGTCGACTTCGCAGTCGTCAGTGGCGACGGTGGCAATGGTGGCAACGGCGCCTTCCTGTTCGGCAACGGTGGGGCCGGTGGATCCGGCGGGTCCAACGGGGCCGCAGCCGGCGCCGGTGGTACCGGCGGTACCGCCGGGCTGATCGGCAACGGCGGTGCCGGCGGCGCCGCCGGCACCAGTTTGGCCGGCATACCGGCAACCGGCGGTGCCGGCGGCAGCGCCCAGCTGATCGGCGATGGCGGCGCCGGCGGACTCGGTACGTCCGGTGGTCCCAACGGCGCCACCGGGCAGCGCGGACTGCTGCTCGGGGATCCCCTCGACGTGGTGAATGCGCCCACCCAGGCGCTGTTGGGGCGCCCGCTGATCGGCGACGGCGCCGATGGGGCACCCGGGCAGCCGGGTGGCGCCGGCGGGTTGCTCTACGGCAATGGCGGCCACGGCGGCAACGGTTTGCTCGGCCAGCCCGGCGGGGCCGGTGGGGCCGCGGGGTTGATCGGCAACGGCGGCAACGGTGGCATCGGGGGGCTCGGGTCAGACGCTGCTAATCCCCCTGGCGCCGGCGGTGCCGGCGGTTCCGGCGGCTGGCTGCTGGGCAACGGCGGTAATGGCGGAATCGGCGGGCTCGACAACAACCTCCCGGGTAGGGCCGCTGGCGGGGCCGGCGGGGCCGCGGTGGGGTGGTTCGGCCACGGCGGGGCCGGCGGGGCCGGCGGGGCCAGTCTGCGAAGTCTGATTGGCGGTGGACCCGGTGGGGCCGGCGGTGTCGGCGGGTTGCTGTTTGGCAACGGCGGGGACGGGGGCAGCGCCTTTGCGGGCCAAAGCAGCGGCGGCGACGGCGGTGACGCCCGGCTGATCGGCCACGGCGGCAACGGCGGCTTTCAAGGCCGAGACGGAAGCGTAGGTGTGAATGGCGGTAACGGCGGCAGCGGCGGGTTGCTGTTCGGGGACGGCGGTAACGGCGGTGCGGCCACTCTTGGGGGCCAAGGCGGTGCCGGCGGCAACGCCGGGTTCTTCGGTGACGGCGGTGCCGGCGGCTGGGGCATCCGCGACACCGACGGCGGTGACGGCGGAGCCGGCGGGGCAGTGTCCGGCGATGGCGGTGACGGCGGCAGCTCCGTGCAATCGCGAGGCGTCGGCTTCAGCCGCACCGGCGGCAGCGGCGGCGATTCGGCCGGGCTGTTCGGCAACGGCGGGGCCGGGGGAACCGGTGCGGTCGACGGCGGTGGTGGTGGCGGTGCCGGCGGCGCGGGCGGAGACAGTTTCGGCGTGTTCGGCGCCGGCGGCGCCGGCGGGGCCGGCGGGTCCAGCGATGTCGGCCCCGGCGGCACCGGCGGCACCGGCGGCAACGCCGCGCTGATCGGCAACGGCGGCGCCGGCGGCGCCGCCGGCGTCAGCACCACCGGCGACCCCGCCACCGGCGGCAATGGCGGCAACGCCCAACGGATCGGCAACGGCGGCAACGGCGGGCCGGGCGACTCCGGTGGCCCCGGCGGCACCGGGGGATCCGGCGGATCCCTGTTCGGTCAGAACGGATCCAACGGAGCCTAA
- a CDS encoding potassium/proton antiporter: MSLEQLYLTLLIGGFVLLASIVGTRVATGVGFPSLLFFLLVGVAVGEDGLGLSFDNVELGRNLGTAALAVILIEGGLTTRFADIRKALAPAGALATIGVLTSTLVTALGAHWLLGIDWQLALLLGAIVSSTDAAAVFSVLRVIPLPRRIAGILEAESGFNDAPVVILVLMFSVVPFVFTPQAAIANVLYELLGGSVIGLTVGYLGAFALRRIALPASGLYPIATFGLGLVAFGAAGSARASGFIAAYLAAVVLANSGLPHRSATRSFAEGLGWLAQIGLFVLLGLLVTPSELAADVAPAIGVGLVLLLVSRPLSVVAALSWFRVRWRDQVFLSWAGLRGAVPIVLATFPVVAGVPGSSQLLNMVFVLVVVFTLVQGPSLRPIAQRLGLISRETTREIQVEAAPLDMLDAELLTMTVQPTSRLHNVTILELRLPDPAVITLIIRDGHTFVPMPDTRIETGDELLIVTTSKTRDLAESRLRAVSRRGKLAYWFDEYGAAD, from the coding sequence GTGAGCCTGGAGCAGCTGTATCTGACTCTGCTGATCGGCGGCTTTGTGCTGCTGGCCAGCATTGTCGGTACTCGGGTGGCCACCGGTGTCGGATTTCCCAGCCTGCTGTTCTTCTTGCTGGTCGGCGTCGCGGTCGGCGAAGACGGGCTCGGGTTGAGCTTCGACAATGTGGAACTGGGCAGAAACCTGGGCACGGCGGCGCTGGCCGTGATCCTGATCGAGGGCGGTTTGACGACCAGGTTCGCCGACATCCGCAAAGCGTTGGCACCAGCGGGCGCGCTGGCCACGATCGGGGTGCTCACCAGCACCCTGGTGACCGCGCTCGGCGCGCATTGGTTGCTGGGCATCGACTGGCAACTCGCCCTGCTGCTCGGCGCCATCGTCTCCTCGACCGACGCGGCCGCCGTGTTCTCGGTGCTCCGCGTGATTCCGTTGCCCCGGCGCATCGCGGGAATCCTCGAGGCCGAGTCCGGCTTCAACGATGCGCCGGTGGTGATTCTCGTACTCATGTTCAGCGTGGTGCCCTTCGTATTCACGCCGCAGGCGGCCATCGCCAATGTGCTGTATGAACTTCTCGGCGGCTCCGTCATTGGGTTGACCGTGGGATACCTCGGCGCGTTCGCCCTGCGGCGGATCGCCTTGCCGGCGTCCGGGCTGTACCCGATCGCCACCTTCGGGCTGGGACTGGTCGCCTTCGGCGCCGCGGGCAGCGCCCGTGCCAGCGGATTTATTGCGGCGTATCTGGCCGCGGTGGTGCTGGCCAACTCCGGCCTGCCGCATCGGTCGGCGACCCGATCGTTCGCCGAAGGACTCGGTTGGCTGGCCCAGATCGGACTGTTCGTGCTCCTCGGACTGTTGGTGACCCCGAGCGAACTCGCCGCCGATGTGGCCCCTGCGATCGGTGTCGGCCTCGTCTTGCTGCTGGTATCCCGGCCACTGTCGGTAGTTGCGGCGCTGTCGTGGTTTCGCGTTCGGTGGCGCGATCAGGTCTTTCTGTCGTGGGCGGGGCTGCGCGGTGCGGTGCCCATCGTGTTGGCGACCTTTCCGGTCGTCGCCGGCGTTCCCGGCAGTTCTCAACTGCTCAACATGGTGTTCGTCCTCGTCGTCGTGTTCACCTTGGTGCAGGGCCCCAGCCTCCGCCCGATCGCTCAGCGGCTAGGCCTCATCTCACGTGAAACAACCCGCGAGATCCAAGTCGAAGCTGCGCCGCTCGACATGCTCGACGCGGAACTGCTGACCATGACGGTGCAACCGACGTCCCGACTGCACAACGTCACGATCCTGGAACTGCGGCTACCCGACCCGGCGGTGATCACGCTGATCATCCGCGACGGCCACACCTTCGTGCCTATGCCCGACACTCGAATTGAGACCGGCGACGAATTGCTGATCGTGACCACCAGCAAGACCCGCGACTTGGCCGAGTCGAGACTCCGCGCGGTGAGTAGGCGGGGCAAACTCGCGTATTGGTTCGACGAGTACGGCGCAGCAGACTGA